Proteins from a genomic interval of Flammeovirgaceae bacterium SG7u.111:
- a CDS encoding ParA family protein has translation MRIISIANNKGGIGKTTSTVNIGAGIALGGKKVLLVDLDPQANLSKSLGVREPEKTIYESLTEETDIPIVSISENLDLAPATLKLSKAETQLDPAQGDHFILKEQLEKLDGTYDYVYIDCPPSLSILTMSALLASTEVFVPVQSEFLSLEGLASLTESLEKITKRLNPQLKVTGVFATRFDSRKVLNRNVVEVLEQQFPNELFKTKIRDNIALAEAPSKRMDIFRYAPYSYGAKDYADLCVEILERHSKA, from the coding sequence ATGAGAATCATTTCCATAGCAAATAATAAAGGAGGAATAGGCAAAACTACATCAACCGTAAATATAGGAGCTGGAATAGCCCTTGGCGGTAAAAAAGTATTGCTAGTCGACCTCGATCCACAGGCTAACCTTAGTAAATCATTAGGTGTAAGAGAGCCCGAAAAGACCATCTACGAGTCCCTGACAGAAGAGACGGATATTCCAATTGTATCTATTTCGGAAAACCTCGACCTTGCCCCAGCTACTTTGAAACTAAGCAAAGCCGAAACCCAGCTAGACCCAGCTCAAGGAGATCATTTTATCTTAAAGGAGCAATTGGAAAAGCTTGATGGCACTTACGATTATGTATATATCGACTGTCCGCCATCGCTAAGCATTCTCACTATGAGCGCACTTTTGGCTTCTACGGAAGTATTTGTGCCCGTGCAATCCGAGTTTCTTTCCTTAGAAGGGTTGGCTTCACTAACCGAATCTTTGGAAAAAATAACCAAGCGCCTCAATCCCCAGCTAAAAGTGACCGGAGTATTTGCTACAAGATTTGACAGCAGAAAAGTGTTGAACAGAAATGTAGTGGAAGTGCTGGAACAACAATTCCCCAACGAGCTTTTCAAAACAAAAATACGGGACAATATCGCACTAGCTGAAGCACCGAGCAAGCGTATGGATATATTTAGGTACGCACCCTATAGCTACGGTGCAAAAGATTACGCAGACTTATGTGTAGAGATTTTGGAAAGACATTCCAAAGCATGA